The Pogona vitticeps strain Pit_001003342236 chromosome 3, PviZW2.1, whole genome shotgun sequence genome includes a window with the following:
- the LOC144587779 gene encoding uncharacterized protein LOC144587779 encodes MPLTRSQMAEMGEVKDPQVDQGSEDEFGSVQGDSTGEQNPELRKLLIAQQHELRMRQFEVEERERERQRQFELERMEREERMEREKIALEKERMAFELRKLEMMNQNNNNNRDSEGGQLSKADLKKFPVYHKGDCPEVFFSLVERAFVDFSVRETEKMTIMRSLISGSLAEVYAEMPEELMKDFAEFKKLVFARHGKNAEQLRQRFRSITKKPEQTFTQVGAQLVRLLEKWLSQEGTETYEQLKDLIALEQFYSVLHGELKFQVRERKPKSVAEAAEIADFISQIRKPLGEGKSVGKPKETYSKYSQGPGKNQQGGGAHGEGKPSDMKPRPQILEGKPKQDEKDSKYSRKCYFCQGKGHLISECEKLKQLKGIVPQDLSGTKPKAVFCVQKEQSGTATSADQAEENGPLVEVRRCLLVRTDSQLFETAGVDVGILDRQYRGLRDTCSQVTLCHPDIIPREYIIPNESIKVAGIEGQIISLPVAEVPVNFQGWRGVWRLAISSTLPAAVLVGNDLAEHVKRVLVITRSQATTGTVQGGNDEPETEAEGSSEAVVETLTTDSRFGQEQKADATLQKCFEQVTDAQLTPETPVRFLEKKGILYRETLRNISKGGDGIRSQLVVPEKYRPMILQRGHSDMFAAHLGVNKTQQRITQNFYWPDIGKQIREFCKQCDVCQRQGNSRDRTKAKLCPLPVIDTPFKCIGVDIVGPLPKATKRGNRFILTIVDHATRYPEAIPLTNIETNTVADALVGYMSRMGFASEIITDLGASFTSKLMKRLWQICGIKHKETTAYHPESNGLTEKFNGTLMRMIRAYLAENPNNWDQKLQSLLFAYRSVPQASTGFSPFELLFGRRVKGPLDLIKQNWEQITQDDPQDVVTYIDTLMNDLKRNLELAAENLQAQKVRQKTWYDHKARERHFGPGEEVLWLRPCRENKLQLKWAGPYRVISKMSDLNYLIEQEENQARRVVHVNALKPYYRGEQRVLFAIKAAESEEAELPFWEGRGEVKYNPEEVKISPALTQDQQQELKMLLSKYQQVFSNKPGIVKGVMHRIHTGDAPPQAVSPYRVTGPYRDKVRKELDEMLRENIIVPSSSPWSSPIVLVDKPDGSIRFCVDYRKLNCVTTPDAYPMPRLDNLIETIGGCRFISSLDLVKGYWQLRIDPRDQEKTAFCSPFGLYEFRVLSFGLRNAPATFQRLMDQTLAGLSDFTVAYIDDIGIFSNTWEDHLIHLELVLQRLSAAGLTVKASKCQLGSPEIKYLGHMVGGGVIKPLEAKIEAVRDWPRPNTKKKVKSFLGLVGYYRKFIPRFSEIAAPLTDLTRKKADDRIPWTSDCEEAFQRLKQALINYPVLRAPDFDREFIIYTDASNSGVGAVLCQEDENGDQHPVSYLSRKLQKGERHLATVEKECLAIVYAIQKAKPYIWGRHFVLCTDHSPLQWLKTMKTHNSKLMRWALNLQDYDFEVKVVRGSVNCVADALSRRPEE; translated from the coding sequence atgcccttgactcgaagccagatggcagaaatgggtgaagtgaaagacccccaggttgaccaaggttctgaggatgaatttggctcagtgcaaggtgacagcacaggagagcagaacccagaactcagaaaattgctcatagcccaacagcatgaactgaggatgaggcaatttgaagtggaggaaagggaaagggaaaggcaaagacaatttgaattagagagaatggagagggaagaaagaatggagagagagaaaattgctctggaaaaagaaaggatggcgtttgaattaaggaaattggaaatgatgaaccagaataataataacaatagggattctgagggaggccaattgtctaaggctgacctgaagaaattccctgtgtaccacaagggagattgtcctgaggtgttcttttccttagtggaaagagcgtttgtggacttctcagtgagggaaactgagaagatgaccatcatgcgatctttaatcagtggtagcctggctgaggtctatgccgagatgcctgaggaactgatgaaagattttgcagagtttaaaaaactggtgtttgcaagacatgggaaaaatgcggaacagttgagacaaagatttaggtcaatcaccaaaaagccagagcagacttttacccaagtgggggcccaattggtgaggctgcttgagaaatggctatctcaggaggggacagagacctacgagcagcttaaagacttgatagcactggaacagttctattcagtcctgcatggggaattgaaattccaggtgagggaaaggaaaccaaaatctgtggcagaagcagccgagatcgcagattttatttcccaaataagaaagcccttgggtgaggggaaatctgtaggtaaacccaaagaaacctacagcaagtactctcagggaccagggaaaaaccagcaagggggaggggcccatggtgaagggaagccctcagacatgaaaccaagacctcagattttggagggaaaaccaaaacaagatgagaaagactcaaaatatagcagaaaatgttatttctgtcagggaaagggccatctaatctcagagtgtgagaaattaaagcagttaaaaggaattgtgcctcaggatttgagtggaaccaagccaaaagctgtgttctgtgtccagaaagagcaatctggaacagctacatctgctgatcaggctgaggaaaatggtcctcttgtagaggtcaggcgctgcctgttggtgaggacagattcccagttgtttgagacagcaggggtggacgtaggaatacttgaccgtcagtatcgggggctgcgggacacttgttcccaggtgaccctgtgccatccagatattattcctagggaatatataatcccgaatgagagcataaaggtagcagggattgaggggcagataatctcactgccagtcgcagaggtacctgtcaactttcaaggctggaggggagtttggcggctagcgatttcatcgactctgccagcagccgtgctcgtgggaaatgacctggctgaacatgtgaaacgggtgctagtgattacacgctcacaagccaccacggggacagttcaggggggtaatgatgagccagagacggaagcagaggggagttcagaagctgtggtggaaaccttaaccacagacagcagatttggacaagagcaaaaggcagacgccactctccaaaagtgttttgaacaggtgactgacgcccagctaacacctgaaaccccagtgagatttctggagaaaaaggggattttatatagagagaccctgaggaatatctcaaaagggggagatgggatcagaagtcagctggtggtacctgaaaagtatcgccccatgatcttacaaagggggcactctgacatgtttgctgcacacttaggggtgaacaaaacacagcagagaatcacacagaatttttactggcctgacatagggaagcagatcagggagttctgtaaacaatgtgatgtgtgtcaaaggcaggggaatagccgcgataggaccaaagcaaagttgtgccctttgcctgtgattgacactccgttcaaatgcataggggtggatattgtgggacctttgcccaaggccacaaagagggggaacaggttcattctcacaattgtggaccatgccacaaggtaccctgaagccatacccttgactaacattgaaactaacacagtggcagatgcgttggtggggtatatgtccaggatgggatttgcctcagaaataatcacagatttgggagcatcgttcacatcaaagctcatgaaacgcttatggcaaatctgtggaattaagcacaaggaaaccactgcctatcatcctgaaagtaatgggttaactgagaagttcaatgggactctaatgcgcatgattagggcttacttggcagagaatccaaacaattgggaccagaagctgcaatcccttttgtttgcttatcgatcagtgccacaagccagtaccgggttcagtccatttgaacttttatttgggagaagggtgaaagggccccttgatttgatcaaacaaaattgggagcagatcacccaggatgacccacaagacgttgtgacatacatagacaccttgatgaatgacctaaagagaaatctagagctggcagcagaaaacctgcaggcgcagaaggtcagacagaaaacatggtatgaccacaaagctagagagaggcactttggcccaggggaggaagtgctttggcttaggccctgcagggagaacaaactgcagctcaaatgggcaggaccatatagggtcatttccaagatgtcagacctgaactacctaatagagcaggaggagaaccaagcaaggagggtggttcatgtgaatgccctaaaaccctactacagaggggaacagagggttctatttgcgataaaagcagctgagagtgaggaagctgaattacccttctgggagggtagaggggaagtaaaatacaacccagaggaggtaaagatcagtcctgcactcacccaagaccagcagcaagaactaaaaatgctgctcagtaaatatcaacaggtgttttccaacaagccggggatagtgaagggagtgatgcatcggatccacacaggggatgcacccccgcaggcagtatccccataccgagtaacgggaccctatagggacaaggtgcggaaggagctggacgagatgcttagggagaacataatcgtcccctcttctagcccttggtcctctccgatagtccttgtggacaagcctgatgggagcattaggttttgtgtcgattacaggaaattaaactgtgtaaccactcctgatgcctacccaatgcccaggctagacaacctgattgaaaccatagggggttgtcggttcatctcatcattggacctggtaaagggatattggcaattaagaattgatcccagggatcaagaaaagactgccttttgcagcccttttggtctctatgagtttcgagtcctgagctttggtctcagaaatgcaccagccacattccaaaggctgatggaccagaccttggcagggctcagtgactttacagtggcctacattgacgacatagggatcttcagtaatacctgggaagatcacctgatacacctggaattagtgctgcagaggttaagtgcagcagggctaacagtaaaggccagcaagtgtcagctgggtagcccagaaataaaatacttgggtcacatggtagggggaggagtgataaaacccctggaggccaaaatagaagcagttcgtgattggcccagacccaacaccaagaaaaaagtcaaatcatttcttgggttggtgggctactacagaaagttcatcccgaggtttagcgagattgcggctccgctgaccgatctgacgaggaagaaggctgatgaccgcatcccgtggaccagcgactgtgaggaggcgttccagaggttgaagcaggcgctcatcaactatccagtgctgcgtgctccagacttcgacagggagttcatcatctacaccgatgcgtctaacagcggggtaggagcagttctgtgccaggaggatgagaatggtgaccagcatccagtgtcctacctgagtaggaaactccaaaaaggtgagagacatttggcaaccgtggagaaggagtgtttggccatagtctacgcgatccagaaggccaagccttacatctggggaagacattttgttctgtgtactgaccattcaccactgcaatggttaaagacaatgaaaacccacaatagcaaacttatgaggtgggctttaaacctacaggactatgactttgaagtgaaggtggtcagagggtcagtgaactgtgttgctgacgccttgtcaagaagacctgaagaatga